A genome region from Deltaproteobacteria bacterium includes the following:
- a CDS encoding MFS transporter encodes MTPRLRDFIDNRVFGPNHRWWALWVVVISVFIATTDVGMLTISLPVIITEFRTDITFAGWIVFVYALVTGALYLPCGRLSDLLGRKLTFSAGFLVYGVSSALAGLAHGPTQLMTCRVGQAVGAALMMTNTFALTASLFTGPDRGRAMGISGGLVSAVGFTLGPVVGGFITFTLGWRYIFFISSALSFIGFAAARCLLLDDRDAGEQKRREPFDFAGAGLFAVGLTFLLLGITRGGLGYWGFLLSAVFLGLFVWREATCPYPILDLALLRIVPFAAGNIARLSTFVALSTNELMMPFLLQLVLGMDPLESGGLMTAIALVLMVVSPSAGWLTDRIGSTPPAAAGAVVVAVAMYSLSFLGPDSAPAEIVPRLALLGVGLGLFQTPNNHGLISSVPPERLGIASSVISIIRSVGRSLGTAVATAFVGMRLAAVTNESGPQDLAALNLSENPRLMEAFMEGYGYAYMTAACLGLSALVFTLIGAAGKGAGTSKRS; translated from the coding sequence ATGACACCCCGGCTCAGAGACTTCATCGACAACCGCGTCTTCGGCCCCAACCACCGGTGGTGGGCGCTGTGGGTAGTCGTTATCTCCGTCTTCATCGCAACCACGGATGTCGGCATGCTTACCATAAGCCTGCCGGTCATCATAACCGAGTTCCGCACCGATATCACTTTCGCCGGCTGGATCGTCTTCGTCTACGCTCTGGTGACGGGCGCCCTGTACCTTCCGTGCGGCCGGCTCTCCGACCTTCTCGGGCGCAAGCTCACCTTCTCCGCGGGCTTCCTGGTCTACGGCGTATCCTCGGCCCTGGCGGGTCTGGCCCATGGACCCACTCAGTTGATGACCTGCCGCGTGGGTCAGGCCGTGGGCGCCGCGCTGATGATGACCAACACCTTCGCCCTCACCGCAAGCCTGTTCACCGGCCCCGACCGCGGCCGGGCCATGGGCATTTCCGGTGGACTGGTGTCGGCCGTCGGCTTCACCCTGGGTCCCGTGGTGGGCGGATTCATCACGTTCACCCTGGGATGGCGCTACATCTTCTTCATCTCCAGCGCCCTGTCGTTCATCGGCTTCGCCGCCGCCCGCTGCCTCCTGCTGGACGACCGGGACGCGGGCGAACAGAAGCGACGGGAGCCCTTCGACTTCGCCGGCGCCGGCCTATTCGCCGTCGGACTGACGTTCCTGCTGCTGGGCATCACCCGGGGCGGTTTGGGTTACTGGGGATTCCTGTTGAGCGCCGTCTTCCTGGGCTTGTTCGTCTGGCGGGAAGCCACCTGCCCCTACCCCATACTCGATCTCGCGTTGCTGCGGATCGTCCCCTTCGCCGCCGGCAACATCGCGCGCCTGTCCACCTTCGTGGCGCTGAGCACCAACGAGCTGATGATGCCGTTCCTGCTCCAGCTCGTGCTCGGAATGGACCCGCTGGAGTCCGGCGGCCTGATGACTGCCATCGCGCTCGTGCTCATGGTGGTATCGCCCTCGGCCGGCTGGCTCACCGACCGGATCGGGTCGACCCCGCCCGCCGCCGCCGGGGCGGTGGTGGTGGCCGTAGCCATGTACTCCTTGAGCTTTCTGGGGCCGGACTCCGCCCCGGCCGAGATCGTGCCGCGCCTGGCCCTCCTGGGCGTGGGGCTCGGGCTTTTCCAGACCCCCAACAACCACGGCCTCATCAGCTCCGTGCCGCCCGAACGGCTGGGCATCGCCTCCTCCGTCATCTCCATCATCCGCAGCGTCGGCCGCTCCCTCGGCACCGCCGTCGCGACCGCCTTCGTCGGCATGCGCCTGGCCGCCGTCACCAACGAGTCGGGACCCCAGGACCTGGCCGCGTTGAATCTCTCGGAAAACCCGAGGCTCATGGAAGCCTTCATGGAGGGATACGGCTACGCCTACATGACAGCCGCGTGCCTGGGACTGAGCGCGCTCGTGTTCACGCTGATCGGGGCGGCGGGGAAGGGTGCGGGCACGAGCAAGCGGAGCTGA
- a CDS encoding ribbon-helix-helix protein, CopG family has product MSSTTEAFARGKIDALLQDAGCSSSIGSRWPARKVIQLTMDADLVRRVDRRAKRLGTTRSGFTREALRAALERYDEAELEELHRAGYREKPPSNQEFGIPEADHAWGDGPWKDE; this is encoded by the coding sequence ATGAGCAGCACGACCGAAGCCTTTGCACGCGGCAAGATCGACGCCTTGCTCCAGGACGCGGGCTGTTCCTCGTCGATCGGATCGCGTTGGCCCGCCAGGAAAGTCATACAGTTGACGATGGATGCTGACCTCGTTCGGCGGGTCGATAGACGAGCAAAGCGCCTCGGTACCACCCGTTCCGGGTTTACGCGTGAAGCGTTGAGAGCTGCATTGGAGCGCTACGACGAGGCGGAATTGGAGGAGCTTCACAGAGCCGGGTACCGTGAGAAACCTCCCTCCAATCAGGAGTTCGGTATACCGGAAGCAGATCACGCTTGGGGCGACGGTCCGTGGAAGGACGAGTGA
- a CDS encoding plasmid stabilization protein, translating to MASITIRNLDDEVKTRLRVRAAEHHRSMEEEVRVILRDAVDAGRTGPRDLAKFTRECFAPLGGVELELPPRGPMREPPDFS from the coding sequence ATGGCGAGTATCACGATCCGCAATCTCGACGACGAAGTCAAAACGCGCTTGCGCGTGCGCGCGGCAGAGCACCACCGTTCCATGGAGGAAGAGGTGCGCGTTATCCTGCGTGACGCGGTGGACGCCGGACGGACCGGTCCCCGGGATCTGGCGAAGTTCACCCGCGAGTGCTTCGCGCCCCTTGGTGGCGTCGAGCTCGAACTTCCTCCGCGCGGTCCGATGCGCGAGCCTCCAGACTTCTCTTGA